The region CGCCAGCGCGTCGCGCTCGCGCGCGCGCTGGCTGCGCGCCCGCGCGTGCTGCTGCTCGACGAGCCGCTGACCGCGCTCGACGCGCAACTGCGCGACGCGTTGCGCCGCGAGATGAACGCGCTCTTGCGCGAGCTCGGCGTGACGACGGTGTACGTGACGCACGACCAGGCCGAGGCGATGGCGCTCGGCGACCGGATCGTCGTGATGAGCGCGGGCGCAATCGAGCAGATCGGCACGCCGCGCGACGTCTATTATCGGCCGGCGTCCCGCGCGGTGGCGCGCTTCATCGGCACGCTGAACCGGCTCGAAGGCGTGTGGCGCGACGGTGCGCTCGTGACCGAGGGCGGCGCGCTCGCCGTCGCGTCGCCGGCAAACGAGCTATTCTTTCGACCGGAGGACGCGCGCCTCGTCGATCCGTCGGACGCGCCGCTGCGCGGCGCGGTCGCGCACTGCGCATTCCTCGGCGAGCGCACGCGCGTGACGATCGAGCACGCCGCGCCCGACCCGCTCGTCATCGACGTGCCGGGCCGCGTCGATCTCGCGCGCGGCACCGCGGTCGGCGTCGCGATCGCGGCCGAGGGGCTCATCGCACTCGCGTGATGCGCGTGCGCGCGGCGCGGGCACTGCGTCGGAGGTCTTGCGTCCCGCGACAGGCCTCTCGCGCCGTGCATCGTGCATCGTGCATCGTGCATCGTGCGACCGGCGACCGGCGACCGGCGACCGGCGACCGGCGACCGGCGACACATGATGCGCGAAGGCGATGCGCGGCGCACGCCGCCGACGCCCCGAACCAAACGAGACACGACCCGAACCCCATACAATCACAACGAGGAACGATGATGCTGCTTGCCCACATCAGCGATCTGCATATCAAGCGGCCGGGCGCGCTCGCGTATCGGCGCGTCGATACCGCCGCGCATCTCGCGCGCTGCGTCGCGCGGCTGAACGCGCTCGAGCCGCGCCCGGACGCGGTGCTCGTCACGGGCGACCTGACCGACTTCGGCGACGACGACGAATACGCACACCTGAAAGCGCTGCTCGCGCCGCTCGCGATGCCGTACTACCTGCTCGTCGGCAACCATGACGACCGCGCGGCGCTGCGGCGCGCCTTCCCCGCGCGCGTCGAGCTGCAATCGGGCGAGTTCGTCCAGTACGCGCTCGATCTCGGGCCGCTGCGCGTGATCGCGCTCGATTCGCAGATTCCGGGCGCGAGCGGCGGCACGCTGTGCGACGCGCGGCTCGCATGGCTCGCCGATCAGCTCGACGCCGCGCGCGATCGCCCCGTGATCGTCGCGCTCCATCATCCGCCGTTCGCGTGCGGCATCGGCCACATGGACGCGATGCGGCTCGCCCCGGACGCGTCGAGCCGGCTCGACGCGCTGCTGCGCCGCCATCCGAACGTCGAGCGCGTGCTGTGCGGCCACGTGCATCGGACGATGTTCGCGCGCTTCGGCGGCACGATCGCGTCGGCCGTGCCCGCGCCCGCGCATCAGGTCACGTTCGATCTGCGCGACGGCGGGCCTTCGTCGTTCTCGATGGAGCCGCCCGCGTTCGCCGTGCACCGCCATGCGCCGGGCGCCGGGCTCGCGTCGCATCACGTGTACGTCGACGCGAGCGATGGGCCGCATCCGTTCTTCGAGCCGACGGGAACGTTGATCGATTGAGCGCGCAATCGAGCGGCCGATCGCTCGCACGGCGGCGCGGCTCGCTGCAAACGTGCCGAGGCGCACGCCTTCGCGCGATCCCTCGGCGGCGGCTTGCGGCTCGGCGCCGTCGGGCCGCACGGTCCGCGGCGCATCGCGTGCGGCGTCGCACGACGCGGCGCCGCACGCGCCCGGCAAACGTCATGCGCGCGACGGCGTGCATTCGGGCCCGCGGGCACCGGGCACGCGAGCGTCGACGCGCGGCGCATGCGCGCCCCTGGCCCTCCCGCGCATTTCGTAGGCGGGCCGTCACGGCGCAAGCCGGCTACGTCACACGTCACCCCTCACGCTGAGTATGGCATGCCGCATGCCGTACTCAGCGTGCACCGCCTGGCCGATCGATAACCGCGAGCAAATCGGCGAGCGCCTGCCTGCATGCGCCAGCTTGCGGCCTGTCGGCGCGCAGCGCGGTGAGCGCACGATCGATCGCGTGGTCGACCGCGTGCCAATCGGCCGCCGCGCGCGGCTTGAGCGACGGCTCCGCATCGTCCCACGACGTTTCCAGATCCTTGATGCGCGCCTTCGCGCCGGCGAGGTCACCCTTGTCGACGCGTTGCGCGACGTCGACGGCGATCGCACGGAACGGCGACAGATCGCCGAGCTTCGAGACGGTCGCGGCTTCGGCCATGCTCGGCGCGACGCCTGCCGGCGACACCGTGCCGATG is a window of Burkholderia mallei ATCC 23344 DNA encoding:
- a CDS encoding ABC transporter ATP-binding protein yields the protein MKLDSVPITLTRCAKTFHGTRVLEPLDLAIGAGETLVLLGPSGCGKTTTLRLIAGLDTPDAGGAIAFGADDVTALPIEKRGVGMVFQNYALFPNLSVRGNVGYGLRIRRTEPRVLRERVDALLAMMRLTAHADKPIDALSGGQRQRVALARALAARPRVLLLDEPLTALDAQLRDALRREMNALLRELGVTTVYVTHDQAEAMALGDRIVVMSAGAIEQIGTPRDVYYRPASRAVARFIGTLNRLEGVWRDGALVTEGGALAVASPANELFFRPEDARLVDPSDAPLRGAVAHCAFLGERTRVTIEHAAPDPLVIDVPGRVDLARGTAVGVAIAAEGLIALA
- a CDS encoding phosphodiesterase, which produces MLLAHISDLHIKRPGALAYRRVDTAAHLARCVARLNALEPRPDAVLVTGDLTDFGDDDEYAHLKALLAPLAMPYYLLVGNHDDRAALRRAFPARVELQSGEFVQYALDLGPLRVIALDSQIPGASGGTLCDARLAWLADQLDAARDRPVIVALHHPPFACGIGHMDAMRLAPDASSRLDALLRRHPNVERVLCGHVHRTMFARFGGTIASAVPAPAHQVTFDLRDGGPSSFSMEPPAFAVHRHAPGAGLASHHVYVDASDGPHPFFEPTGTLID